In a single window of the Melioribacteraceae bacterium genome:
- a CDS encoding LacI family DNA-binding transcriptional regulator, with translation MKRITIVDVAKKVGVSKGTVSAVINGKNTVKPATRDQILKVMKELNFRPKGVARNLKNGGQEKSIGIILKDLNYPFYTAIASGAKEYANSKGYSVLIASSENEHDREQKLSHLFATKDIKGTIIAPIVEGASEIEHLFKLRMINYPFVLLEDVKGIQANVVAIDNLRAIKRAVKYLIESGHTKIVHFAGPPSSSHTQERIEGFRHAFSESTLAFNKQMIVSVGSNHEESFARTIEYFKSLPREEYPTAIVCFNDMQALAVMTSLKEMNIRVPEDVSIIGNDDIYYAKMFPVPLTTIRAPQKEIGRKAAEILIRNIESNSTFTPERVVLETEFIIRESSRVLI, from the coding sequence ATGAAAAGAATTACGATAGTAGATGTAGCGAAAAAAGTAGGAGTATCAAAAGGGACAGTCTCAGCAGTAATAAATGGGAAGAATACAGTAAAACCGGCTACTCGTGATCAAATACTAAAAGTGATGAAAGAGTTAAATTTCCGCCCCAAGGGAGTAGCTCGAAACTTAAAAAATGGTGGACAAGAAAAAAGTATAGGAATAATATTAAAGGATTTGAACTATCCCTTTTATACAGCCATCGCCTCTGGCGCCAAAGAATACGCCAACAGTAAGGGTTATTCAGTACTGATAGCCAGTTCAGAAAATGAACATGATAGAGAGCAGAAACTATCACATTTATTTGCGACGAAGGATATCAAGGGGACCATAATCGCGCCGATAGTTGAGGGAGCCTCGGAGATAGAGCATCTATTTAAGCTAAGGATGATAAATTATCCATTTGTATTGTTGGAAGATGTAAAGGGAATACAGGCAAACGTAGTAGCCATAGATAACCTACGAGCAATCAAGAGAGCAGTAAAATATTTAATAGAAAGCGGTCATACAAAAATAGTGCACTTTGCCGGTCCTCCAAGTTCATCGCATACCCAGGAAAGAATAGAAGGATTCCGTCACGCATTTAGTGAAAGTACCTTGGCGTTCAATAAGCAGATGATAGTATCAGTAGGCTCAAATCATGAAGAAAGCTTTGCCAGGACGATAGAATACTTCAAGAGTTTACCACGAGAAGAATATCCAACAGCGATAGTATGTTTTAATGATATGCAGGCATTGGCGGTAATGACGTCATTGAAGGAGATGAATATAAGAGTACCGGAAGATGTATCGATAATCGGTAATGATGATATATATTACGCAAAGATGTTTCCGGTGCCATTAACAACGATAAGAGCGCCACAGAAAGAGATAGGAAGAAAGGCGGCAGAGATATTGATAAGAAATATCGAGTCAAATTCCACATTTACACCGGAAAGAGTAGTATTAGAAACTGAGTTTATAATACGTGAATCTTCTAGGGTACTTATTTAG